One window from the genome of Nicotiana sylvestris chromosome 9, ASM39365v2, whole genome shotgun sequence encodes:
- the LOC104226254 gene encoding pentatricopeptide repeat-containing protein At4g02750-like, producing the protein MAGLSRGSKIFQQNLKLTQLGKTGQIDEAIKVFNRITHPNTVTYNSMISVYAKNGRIYDARKMFDKMRLKNLVSWNTMINGYLFNGQVDKACELFDKMPERDHFTYALMITCFARNEELEKARNVFESLPDKSNVACWNAMLTGYSKAGRLNDARKMFDEMPIKNLVSWNSILSGYTQNGEMEFGVKFFEEMEEKDIISWNLLLDGFIGVGNLDSAKEVFAKIPYPNVVSRVTMLSGFARYGMVSAAERIFEQMPEKNEVAWNAMLAAYVQNGTIDMAASLFNKMSQRNAVAYTTMIDGYVRAGKLKEARDLLDSMPLKNVGARTAMISGYIQNNRVDEARRVFDRTATRDVVCWNTMIAGYAQCGRIDEALDLFKKMEPKSIVVWNTMIAGYAQVGQVEKALEMFEKMGERNVISWNSLISGYTQNGFYVDALKHFIMMARDGKKPDQSTFASVLSSCSNLAAEHIGKQIHQVVIKTGYVKNLSACNALIITYAKCGNIFDAEKMFKDVENADIVSWNSLLAGYALNGYGKEAVKLFEGMEETEVVPDEVTFVSVLSACKHAGLSDAGANLFEHMTKKYSINPSSEHYACMVDLLGRAGRLEDAFRLIKDMKTKVTPEMWGALFGACRMHNNLKIAGCAIVKLLELEPQTSTNLVVLSNMYADLGRWGDVERVRETIKKSGAGRLPGCSWIEDRKQLLVFLCGDDTSPQAAENFNVLLTLTAQMMDMCHIPPMTSFGLDFDD; encoded by the coding sequence ATGGCAGGTTTAAGCCGAGGAAGCAAAATCTTCCAACAAAATCTGAAGTTAACACAGTTAGGTAAAACGGGTCAAATAGATGAAGCCATTAAAGTATTCAATAGAATCACACACCCAAATACTGTCACCTACAACTCCATGATCTCTGTCTATGCGAAAAATGGCAGAATATATGATGCACGCAAGATGTTCGACAAAATGCGGCTCAAAAATTTGGTCTCTTGGAATACAATGATTAATGGGTATTTGTTTAATGGCCAGGTTGATAAAGCATGTGAactgtttgataaaatgcctgAAAGAGACCATTTCACTTATGCATTGATGATTACTTGTTTTGCGCGTAATGAGGAGCTTGAAAAGGCTAGAAATGTGTTTGAGTCACTTCCTGATAAAAGTAATGTAGCTTGTTGGAATGCAATGCTTACAGGGTATTCAAAAGCTGGAAGGTTAAATGATGCTAGGAAAATGTTTGATGAAATGCCAATAAAGAATTTAGTTTCATGGAATTCGATCCTGTCAGGGTATACCCAGAATGGGGAAATGGAATTTGGAGTGAAGTTTTTCGAGGAGATGGAAGAGAAGGATATCATTTCTTGGAATTTATTATTGGACGGGTTTATTGGGGTTGGGAATTTGGATTCTGCTAAAGAGGTTTTTGCCAAGATTCCTTATCCAAATGTTGTTTCACGGGTGACAATGCTGAGTGGATTTGCAAGATATGGGATGGTATCAGCAGCTGAAAGGATTTTTGAGCAAATGCCAGAGAAAAATGAGGTTGCTTGGAATGCCATGTTAGCTGCATATGTCCAGAATGGCACAATTGACATGGCTGCTTCATTATTTAATAAAATGTCCCAGCGGAATGCCGTGGCTTACACAACCATGATTGATGGTTATGTTCGTGCTGGAAAGCTCAAAGAAGCAAGGGATTTGTTGGATAGTATGCCGCTCAAAAATGTTGGTGCACGAACAGCAATGATTTCAGGGTACATCCAAAACAATAGGGTGGATGAAGCTCGTCGCGTATTTGATCGAACTGCTACTCGCGATGTTGTTTGTTGGAATACAATGATTGCAGGCTATGCTCAATGTGGAAGAATTGATGAAGCTTTAGATCTGTTTAAAAAGATGGAACCAAAGAGCATAGTTGTTTGGAATACCATGATAGCAGGTTATGCTCAGGTGGGACAAGTGGAAAAAGCACTTGAGATGTTTGAGAAGATGGGAGAAAGAAATGTAATTTCTTGGAACTCTCTAATTTCAGGTTATACACAAAATGGTTTCTATGTAGATGCGCTTAAACATTTTATCATGATGGCACGTGATGGCAAGAAACCAGATCAGTCTACGTTTGCGTCAGTATTAAGTTCATGTTCCAATCTTGCAGCTGAGCATATAGGGAAGCAAATTCACCAAGTGGTAATAAAAACCGGTTATGTGAAAAATTTGTCAGCTTGTAACGCTTTAATAATTACGTATGCAAAGTGTGGAAATATCTTTGATGCAGAAAAGATGTTTAAAGATGTTGAAAATGCTGATATTGTATCCTGGAATTCGTTGCTTGCTGGATATGCTTTAAATGGATATGGTAAGGAGGCTGTCAAACTTTTCGAAGGGATGGAAGAAACGGAAGTGGTTCCTGATGAAGTGACGTTTGTTAGTGTTTTATCTGCATGTAAGCATGCTGGCTTGAGTGATGCTGGTGCAAATTTGTTTGAGCACATGACCAAAAAGTATTCTATCAATCCTTCATCTGAACATTATGCTTGCATGGTTGACTTACTTGGGCGAGCAGGGAGGTTAGAAGATGCTTTCCGTTTAATTAAGGATATGAAAACAAAAGTCACTCCAGAAATGTGGGGTGCCCTATTTGGGGCTTGTCGCATGCATAATAATCTAAAGATCGCTGGCTGTGCTATTGTGAAGCTTCTTGAACTTGAACCTCAAACATCTACGAATTTGGTTGTCTTATCAAACATGTATGCTGACCTTGGAAGATGGGGTGATGTGGAGAGAGTTAGGGAAACAATAAAAAAGAGTGGAGCAGGTAGACTACCTGGATGTAGCTGGATTGAGGATAGAAAACAGTTGCTTGTTTTTCTTTGTGGTGATGATACTTCACCACAGGCAGCGGAGAATTTTAACGTGTTATTAACCTTAACTGCACAGATGATGGATATGTGCCATATTCCTCCCATGACATCATTTGGTCTTGACTTCGATGACTGA